DNA sequence from the Anopheles merus strain MAF unplaced genomic scaffold, AmerM5.1 LNR4000653, whole genome shotgun sequence genome:
TACTGTTATGTATGTGAACGCAGGATAAGTGACAGACGTCAACAGCTGTCATCCAAGCAGACACGCCGCTTGCGTCCgcgcttttttttactgtcaCTCTCTCTCCGATTGCCATTGTTATCGCGTATAAAACGAATTTTGTAAACCCGAAGTATTTTCCTAATAAATCAGTGAACTCACAACAGTAAATACAGAACATTTGGTGTCAGAAGTTCCGGATTTACGGTCCACAGTCTGTAACGTACATTACCCTTGTGAGAGATTCACTGTGAGGAAAACTTACTTTAAAATGACGACACTAGATCCATCGTCTATGGCTGCGCTATCCCGCCATGATCGCGGAAGCCCTAAAAACAGCCATCGGATCAGCGGCAGGGGAAGCACGCCAAGATGCAACACCCTCGACGTCACGGGCACCGTCATTTTCTCATCCAGCTTATCGCACCACCGAAGGGACCGTCTGCGACTATTTCGACCGAATGGAATGGGCCCTGCACCTGAACGGTATCCCTACCGAAAAGTACGCCGATTACGCGAGAGTCCACATGGGAGCCGAGTTAAACAACGCGCTAAAGTTCCTGATTGCACCGAAGCTACCGCAAGAGATTCTGTACAAGGATCTCCGGAAAACGCTCGAAACGCATTTTGACAAACAACGCAATAAGTTTGTCGAAAGCATCAAGTTCCGGCAAATTACGCAGCAGCAAGGAGAAAGCATCGCACAATTCACACTACGCCTGAAGCAGGGAGCTGCTCATTGTGATTACGGAGAATTCTTGGACCGCATGCTCATCGAACAATTGCTACACGGACTAATGGAACGTGGTATTTGCGACGAGATTATCGCAAAGAATCCAGTAACCTTTAAAGATACATGTGAGATCGCCAGCACGCTAgaagcaacacacaacaccgcGCAGGAGGTTAACGCAGGGATGCCGTCCGTCGAATCAACGAATAAGTTGGGTTACGAGCAGCCGAAGACAAAGAAGACACCTGCATCTCGTGCTACGTCGAAGCCCAGCAAGTCAACGCGGCGAGAAGCGTCCCAAGTAAACCAAAACAAGGTACAACAAATCCAGGTATGTGCAATGGTTGTGGTGGAAACCACCTTCGAAATCAATGTCGTTTTCGTGATGCTCGTTGCAACACGTGCAACAAAAAGGGACACATTTCTAAAGTGTGTAGATCTCGGAAAACTAACCACGATGAAGATTCTATTAATCCCGTAAACACCCGCCCAGAAGCCTCCATCGATTACGTACAAACGCTAAATGCCCTACAAACAACTTCGCCATCCGGAAGAAAATGGTAGAAGTTACGATCGATGGACATCCTTTACACATGGAGCTTGACACAGGAGCTCCATGCGGTATTATTTCGGAAGCAAAgttgaaaacaattaaaaaacaattccGTTTACTTCCATCCGAACGACAGTTTTCTAGCTATTCAGGACACAGCATCACCTGTTTAGGACGTTTGCCAGTCAACGTAGCCATAGGGTCTGCAAATAGAAAACTAAACGTTTATGTTGTTTCGGGAACATCCGAGCCGTTATTCGGTAGAGAATGGATCGCGCAGTTTTCAGATCAGATCGATATAAATTCCATGTTTGCTCCTAATGTTTCTGTCCAATCAGTCACTGACATAGAACCATCAGCCATTCAAAAATTGAAACTCAATGAtcttttggaaaattttcgaGAAGTTTTTAGCGATACCCCTGGAAAGCTAATTGGTCCTCCGGCAAAAGTACATCTAAAGCCTGGCGCCACACCTATCTTTTCTAAGGCTAGAGAGGTGCCACTTTCTCTGCGAGAGCGTTACGCAGCAGAAATCAACAAAAAGATTGCAGCAGGTTTTTACGAACGAGTTGATTACTCCGAATGGGCTTCACCCACACACATCGTTGTTAAAAAGAACGGGAACATCAGAATTACGGGTAATTACAAACCGACTGTTAACCCTCGTATGATAGTCGATGAACACCCCATCCCGAAGGTCGAGGacatttttaacaaactgAAGGGAGCTGCCTTCTTTTGTCATCTAGATTTAACCGATGCATACACGCACCTTCCTATAGACGATGATTTCAAGCACGTCCTTACGCTAAACACTGTTACACATGGTCTCATTCGACCGACCAGAGCAGTGTATGGAGCCGCCAATATCCCAGCAATATGGCAAAGGCGTATGGAAAGCGTTCTGCAAGACCTAAACAACGTGGTCAATTTTTACGACGACATAATCGTAGCCGCAGCCAATTTCGACAACCTGCTCGAAACCCTCAAAGATACACTACAGAAACTGAAAGATAACGGACTCCGGCTTAACCGAGCGAAATGTGTATTTGCTGTCCCTTCGTTAGAGTGTCTTGGTCACAAGATCGATCGCCATGGGTTGCACAAATCCGACAAACACATTGCCGCAATCCGTGATGCTCCACGTCCAAACACCCCGGAAGAGCTGCAGCTATTTTTAGGCAAAGCTACCTATTACAGTTCGTTCATTCCGAACCTTTCAACACGAGCTCGTAGCTTACGTGATTTGCTCACAGCGCAGACATTCGAATGGAATGACGACGCGGATGAAGCCTACCAAGATATTAAGGAAGCGCTAATCTCACCGCAAGTCTTGGTACAATACGATCCTACACTTCCCGTCATCTTAGCCACGGATGCCAGCAAAACCGGTTTGGGAGCCGTACTATCACACCGATTGTCTGACGGAACGGAACGCCCCATAGCTTATGCTAGCTGCACGATGTCCAAAACAGAGCAAAAGTATCCGCAGATAGACAAAGAGGCGTTAGCAATCGTGTGGGCAGTGAAAAAGTTCTTTCACTATTTGTATGCACGTAAATTTACTTTAGTGACGGACCATAAACCGCTAACACAAATTCTACACCCCGAGAAATCCCTTCCAACGTTGTGTATTAGCAGAATGGCGAATTATGCGGACTACTTGGCACACTTCAACTTCGATGTTGTATTCAAGCCTACGAATCTCAACACGAACGCTGACTACTGTTCGAGAATCCCGAACAATTCTAATGTCAACCAATTCAAAGACGAGGGAAGAAGCTCAGGCGACGATTTTGAACAATTTGCGCATGTCCAAATCGAACAACTGCCAGTAAGAGCAGAGCACATTGCTCGAGAAACACGCAAAGATCCTCACCTAGGAAAAATCCTTCAACATCTTGAGCAAGGTCAAAACCTCGGACAATATGGATACAAAGCACCCGAATCGAAGTACACAATCGCAGCCAACTGTTTACTCTTTGAGCACCGAGTAGTCATACCAAGCACACTACGTCAAGCCATTCTTAACGATTTGCATGTGGCACACTTCGGCATCGTTAGGATGAAAGCCTTAGCCCGATCATATGTCTACTGGCCCGGCATCGACGCCGATATAGAGAAAACAGCTAAGGAGTGTCACGCATGTGCTCGTTATGGACCAACACCTCCCAGGTTCGACAGCCATCACTGGGAGTATCCGAGTGCTCCCTGGGAGCGCATCCATATTGACTTCGCTGGTCCCGTAtgcatgggttcaagccccaaatagaccgtgccgccatacgtaggactgactatcctactatggggggaaatcaataagtcactgaaagccaaccccacaagtgggttggcaggccttgaccggaatcggttgttgagccaaagaagaagaagaagaagaggtcCCGTATGCAACACTATGCTGTTAATTGTTGTCGACGCTTTTAGTAAATGGGTCGAAGTCAAGCCCACAAACACTATAACGTCAGCAGCAACAATTAAAATTCTAGACGAACTCTTTGCAACGTATGGAGTACCGATCACCGTAGTATCCGATAACGGTACTCAGTTCACCGCAAATGAGTTTAAAGAGTTCCTGCAAAAGAGTGGAGTCAAATATCACAAACTCACCGCTCCTTACCACCCAGCAACCAATGGACAAGCCGAACGTTATGTCcaaacggtgaaaaatggTCTCAAAGCTATGGGAACCACAAGTGCTAACCTCACACACAACTTAAACACATTCCTACAGCATTTCCGTAAAACTCCACACGCCGAGACGAAAGACTCTCCAGCCAAACTGTTTCTTGGACGAAACATTCGTACTCGACTCGACCTCGTGAGACCACAAGCTGTTCACTCCAGTGTCTCCGAAAGACAAAAAGCCCAGTTCCGGCCTGCGTTTC
Encoded proteins:
- the LOC121602845 gene encoding uncharacterized protein K02A2.6-like, producing the protein MFAPNVSVQSVTDIEPSAIQKLKLNDLLENFREVFSDTPGKLIGPPAKVHLKPGATPIFSKAREVPLSLRERYAAEINKKIAAGFYERVDYSEWASPTHIVVKKNGNIRITGNYKPTVNPRMIVDEHPIPKVEDIFNKLKGAAFFCHLDLTDAYTHLPIDDDFKHVLTLNTVTHGLIRPTRAVYGAANIPAIWQRRMESVLQDLNNVVNFYDDIIVAAANFDNLLETLKDTLQKLKDNGLRLNRAKCVFAVPSLECLGHKIDRHGLHKSDKHIAAIRDAPRPNTPEELQLFLGKATYYSSFIPNLSTRARSLRDLLTAQTFEWNDDADEAYQDIKEALISPQVLVQYDPTLPVILATDASKTGLGAVLSHRLSDGTERPIAYASCTMSKTEQKYPQIDKEALAIVWAVKKFFHYLYARKFTLVTDHKPLTQILHPEKSLPTLCISRMANYADYLAHFNFDVVFKPTNLNTNADYCSRIPNNSNVNQFKDEGRSSGDDFEQFAHVQIEQLPVRAEHIARETRKDPHLGKILQHLEQGQNLGQYGYKAPESKYTIAANCLLFEHRVVIPSTLRQAILNDLHVAHFGIVRMKALARSYVYWPGIDADIEKTAKECHACARYGPTPPRFDSHHWEYPSAPWERIHIDFAGPVCNTMLLIVVDAFSKWVEVKPTNTITSAATIKILDELFATYGVPITVVSDNGTQFTANEFKEFLQKSGVKYHKLTAPYHPATNGQAERYVQTVKNGLKAMGTTSANLTHNLNTFLQHFRKTPHAETKDSPAKLFLGRNIRTRLDLVRPQAVHSSVSERQKAQFRPAFRTLPPGQSVYVLSGNTRMDKWIPATIFARLGDLHYDVLYNGQHLKRHIDQIRRFEMKTNDEEESSSAAISPPVATTTTSTPLTVSSSTATRRLRFYGHAAPSAPAEPEQVVTADDDLEDETFSTPSSSPQPPGNVSTTLRRSTRPRQPPKKFSP